Part of the Planctomycetia bacterium genome, GCTCATCCATCACCTTCTCGCGCAATACTGGGCATGTTCGACGATGAATCGATGCCTGCACGATCTCGCCGATGCCCCAACTGGCGGCCGCCACTGTGAATACGGCGATCAACTCGAGATACAGTAAGCCGACGCAGCCTAGCCCCATCCAGAGGACGCCGACCACGATTAATCCGAGCGACACGCTCCATACGGCCAGCGCGCAGCGATCCTCCATTTCCAGTCGCCAGGCGCGCACCAGCGGCCGTCCCACGCCGTAGGCGGCGAGCAGAATGGCGACCAGCGTCAGGATGGATGTGAACGAGGCCAACATGTCGATTTCACCGGCGTTACGAAAAGCTGCGAAACAACCAATACAGATAACAGGCAGTCACCAAGAGGCACCACGCGGCGAACAACGCCGCGTGCCAGGCCGGAATCGAGCGCGGCGAACTGTTCACCGCCTCGCGACGATTCCAGAACAGGAGGCCCAAATGTTGCCTGGCGTTGTGCAGCGGTCGCGCACGATTTGCGTCGACCGGCGGACGATTCGAGGCGACCATGCTGTTATGCATTCCTGGTTAAGCGGCTTCGTGAATCAAGTTCGGCGACGCCGTGGTCGTTGGACGCCAGGTCTCCGCGCGCAACATGGCGAGCGCCGCATCGAGCACGTCGCTCGGCGTAATTCGCGTCATGCACGGGTGTTCGGCCCACGGGCAGCTGCGCAAATGGCAGGGCGAGCAGGCGACGTCATGGCGCACGACAGTGACGTGTTCGCTGCGCGGTTGCCATTGGGCGGCGTGATTCGTGCCGCTGAACAGCACGACGACCGGCGTGCCAAGGGCCGCGGCCAGATGCGCGGGCCCGGAATCGGCGCCGATGAACAAGTCCGCTCCCGCGAGCAGGGACGCCGTGCGAGAAAGCTCCAGCTTGCCCGTGGCGTCGATCACCTGCGGCCATGGCTGATCGCCCAGGATTTCGGCGGCCCGTTCTTGATCTCCGGTGCCCCCCACCAGCGCGATCTGAAAATCGCCGCTGAGAATCATTCGTCCCAGTAATTCACGCCAGTGCGCCGCGGGCCAGCGCTTAGCCGGGGTGCCGGCGCCAATGTGGAACACAATCCTCGGACGTCGTTTGGTATCGGTGCGTGGCGGCCAGAGCCGATCATCCGCGCGGGCCGTGAGCCTCGGCAGGATCGGCGATTCTGTTCGGATTCCAAGCAATGCCAACAGCGCGGCGCGGCTCTCGGTTTCCGGCCGTTGCGGGACGAACTCGGGGCTCTCGGTCAACAAGAATCCGCCGCCGCCGGCATGCCAGCCGATGCGACGTCGCACGGCCGCTAACCACAACAGCAGCGCATGGGGAAACTCGCCGCGCACGTCTATTCCCAGATCAAAGTGGCGCCCGCGCAATCGCCAGGCCCACGCCAGCATCGCCGGCAGCCACAAACCCGGCAGCCACGAAGCGAACCGATTCACGCGCGCGACATGGACGCGATCAACCTCGCGGCAGGCGGCGAATAGCGCGCAGTTGCGTGACGAGGCCAAAACTTCAATCGACGCTTGCGGATAGGCCCGCCGTAACGGCGGCAACATCGCCAGCGTAATAATGGCGTCTCCCAAGTGGTCCAG contains:
- a CDS encoding glycosyltransferase family 9 protein; this encodes MKPSFDRARDSERVRRRRVALPHYRYVRLRWRLLFAVIDGIGWWLRGRFAAVAKHVDDGPSEPAEVRRLLLVQLDHLGDAIITLAMLPPLRRAYPQASIEVLASSRNCALFAACREVDRVHVARVNRFASWLPGLWLPAMLAWAWRLRGRHFDLGIDVRGEFPHALLLWLAAVRRRIGWHAGGGGFLLTESPEFVPQRPETESRAALLALLGIRTESPILPRLTARADDRLWPPRTDTKRRPRIVFHIGAGTPAKRWPAAHWRELLGRMILSGDFQIALVGGTGDQERAAEILGDQPWPQVIDATGKLELSRTASLLAGADLFIGADSGPAHLAAALGTPVVVLFSGTNHAAQWQPRSEHVTVVRHDVACSPCHLRSCPWAEHPCMTRITPSDVLDAALAMLRAETWRPTTTASPNLIHEAA